The Alkalihalobacillus sp. LMS6 genomic interval TTTTTTGTTACTAATTTAAATAAAGGAGCGCTTATGAAACAAAGACATTTAATCGCCTTAGATTTAGACGGCACATTACTTCCAGAAAATCAAACGATTTCCCCGCGTACAAAAGAAGCGCTCTTAAAAGCGAAAAGAGCAGGCCATATTGTTGCTATTGCAACTGGGCGACCTTACAGAGCAAGCAAACGCTACTACGAAGAGCTAAATTTGACGTCACCTATTATTAATTTTAATGGTGCGAGTGTTCATCATCCTCTTGATAAACAATACCCGACTACAAAAGAAACCATCGATCTTAAGACAAGCCTTCACCTTATTTCGATTTGTAAAGAAGTCGGCATTGAAAATATGATGGTTGAAATGAATGACTCTTTTTATATGATGAAAAATGAAGGGTTTTTTGCAAATTTTTTAACTGACGGCATTGAGCCCATTGCTTCAGGGTCAATAGAATCATTGTTAACAGAACCACCTACTGCTATTCTAGTTGAACCTCAAGTGGACCGCGTACAAGCATTGCGCGATACTCTCGACCAAACAAATACCGAAACAACGTTACAGCGTTGGTGGAAAAGCCACGTATCTGTTCTTGAGATTGCCCCGAACCATGTTACGAAAGCGACCGCTTTACATGAAGTAGCAAAACATTACAACATTAACACTGAGCATATTATCGCGTTTGGCGACGAGGAAAATGACTTAGAAATGATTCAGTTTGCCGGACAAGGGATTGCAATGGGGAACGCGATTCCAGAGTTAAAAGACATTGCACATGCAGTTACCGATTCAAACGAAGAAGATGGCATTGCTGCGTATCTTGAAAAAGCCTTGACACTTTAATTTCTATTTTTGGGAGGGGACCTCATGGTTGAAATTGATGAACTTTCAGCGGATACAACGGCTGAAACAAAACGCGAACTGACCTATCTTTTTGAAAAACAGCTTCACAACATTGCTGGTAAAAAGGCGATGATGCAAATTGAACACCTTTTGAATGAAGCCCTTCTCCCTCAATCACAAACGTATTTCTTTATTGCACGCTACGAAGGTCAAGCAGTTGCATTTGCTTTTTTCAATACAATGACTAGCTTTCAAAAAGGCGGACAGTACATTTGGCTCAACGAGATTTATGTTGAAGAAGAGTACCGGAACCAAGGCATCGCAAAAAAACTGTTGCTTCGGATTATTTACTGGGCTGAAACACGTAATATTAAAGGCATTGAGCTCGAAACTGGTTTAAATAATGAAGCCACAAAATCTTTATATAATTCCCTCGGTTTTTATGATGTTGTGTCCAAACGGTATTCCTTCCGTTTTTAATTGAAGTCATACGCCTATTTTCTTCCATAACTAGGCGTATAGCTTCTTTTTTTTTGCGATTTTACATAGACTAAAGCAATCTCTCATTTAGTGCCTTTTGTAAAAGGAGTGTAAGAATATGACTGCAATTCCTTGGCCGACAGAATTTCAAGAACTTTCAATTAAAATCACAAAACGAGCGCTACATCAGTTTATAAAAAAAATGATGGCAAATGAGTATGAACTTCACTGGCGCTATGACTCAAATTTTATTTATCTTATTATAGAATTTGAAGACTTGGTTCATGAACTTCCTTTTATCCGAAACGATCATTTTTTGACCATGACAGCCAAAAAACTTTATGTGTACGATGCTACTCTTTCTGATGTACTGGAACATTTATTGCAATCTGAAAAAGGAACAGGCATTGTGAAGCGAATGACGGAAGGCCCACATTATGTCACAACCTATGAGCACGGAGATATTGCCTCTACAGTAGAAATTGAAGGGAGTGAGCAAGGGATGGCGAATAAAAATGTACCGATGATTCAATATAAGGAAAATGGAAAATCGCTTGGCCCGAAAACGATGATTAATGTGATGAATCTAGAAATCAATTACATCCTTATGGAGCTTTTTGAGGCAATGGAAGCAAAGAATGAAGAAGCGATGGTCGAACATAAACATCGACTAAAAAAACTGGTAAACCGTCGCTCACAAGTAGAAAAACTGTTAAAGCTTTAGCGCACTTCTATTGATAGCACATCTTGTGCTTTTTTTTTGAGTTTAACGGTTTTTGCTCAAATCCTTAGCTAGACTTTTTTTTCCTCAGTAAAAAAGGTAAAATAGAGAGATACTGTTTTATCATGAGGTGAAAAATTGTCTAACGCTTATCGGCGCTTGCGCACAGAAATGGAACCTTATTTAAAAGGATTGAATCGCAAACTTCGATCTTCCCGTTACCTCGCACCAGCTCAAATCGAGTCATATGGGCTCGAGGTACGAGATCACTTACATACATTTAAAGAAGATGAACAACTCAATGGGTGCTTTATTATCATTGATTTTTTATATGGACAAGTAAAAGGAGATGGCCAGTGGGCGTCACTCGAGAGACGGTTCAATCAATTTTTTGATACTGTTACCCACCAGATGTATGAGTCGTCGTTTTCTAAATCAAAAAAATTAAAGACTCGCTTTGCTAAAACATTAGGGTCATCATTGATTGCTTCAATGGAAGACGAACACGCTCCTTACTCGAGATTGTTCTATACGTTTATGAAAGCATTCTCTGCAGATCAAATTGATAAGCTCGATCATTATTTTCATGAGCATGATATGAAGAAAGCGTCTCGCTCATTTAGCATAACGATGAGCTACTTCTTCTTATATATCGGAAAAGAATCCCTTGCAAAGTCGTTAATGCAGCAAGCTCAACCATTAACACCTGATGAAGCCGTTGCACACCTGTCTTTATTGACCCATCGAGAACGATATGAGCAAGTATTATCATGGTTTGAGACATTTTTTCCTAACAAAACAGATAAGCTAGGTGTTTTGCAGGACTACTATGATCAATCTGCCTCTTTGCATCATTCATCGTCTATTCAATATGAGACATGGGATCGTTGGTTAAAGGCCCCTTCTTTTAAACGGTTTCAGACGTTGATGAGTCATTATTCGGAGCAACAAAAAGAACTTGTGTTAGATTATTTGCTCCCCCCTTTGGAGCGACGGCTCTTTAGTGAAGCGAATAAGCTCGTTTATGCACAGATTTTAATTCAATACCCTGATTATGATCGTACACAGCAATATTTCTTGCAACATGAAACAAATCCACTTGATTTGCATGAGCAAAAGCAACAGTTATTAGAGCAGCTTGTACAAGAGCGACCAGCTCTTTCACTACCAGTTGTTCATCAATTTATCATTCGATTGGCAGAAAAACGCACACGAAAATATTACGTGGAAGCAGCTGAGTACGTTGAAAAACTTGCTTCTATCTATAAGCGTATAAACAAAACCGAGCGTTATCAGCAATACAAACAAGCATTATATAAACGATATCAATCGTATCGAGCGTTTATTGAGGAGTTGAAACGTCGTGAACCAATCATCCATATGGATTCATAGTGGCTGGGTCAATCAGTCCTTTTTCGTTTGGGCAGAGGCAAAAGGTCAAACCAATCAAGCGAAAAGCGGGTTTATTTATCCTTTTCTCTACTCCCCTTTCGAATTAAAGTTACGACTGTTTCAAAACGATCCTATTTCTTTTTACGGAACGTTCTTAACACTATCACGGTCAATTATTCACGTCCCTCTCGTTCAACGTGAATTTCAGTCCTATGTCGGATCGACAATTATTTATCAATCGGCCGATTCATGGAAAACACATTTTTTTCCAATAGAAGGCATTTCGTTCACTTTAGAAGAATTTGTTCAGTTCCTACCTTTGTTTCGCACATGGAAAACAGATTTCCAGCTAGCAGACGATTTTAACATTTGGCTCCGGTTTATGGATGACGTTTACACTTTAATTGAAGAGGGTTATTTTGAACCGAATCAATCTGGAAAATGGGTTTTAAAAGTAAAAGAACAGTGGTATATAAATTGGGCTTCGTCGATACCAATGTCATCGTTCTCCATCGCCACCAGTCAAGAAAATCAATCCATGGAGCAAGAGGAAGAGGAGCACTATGCTCAGCGCAAATCTATTATGGAAGCATTGATTGATTGCACAATTCGTGAGTTATTACAAGAAGAAGAGGTCACGGTCCTCTATGATGAATGGAAGCAGTCTGTTGAAGAACCATTACAGCCTCTTCTATCAACATTAAAAACGAGAACCCCAATGACAACGAAAGAAAATTGGTCACCCCATGCGATTCAAGACCGGTTAGGGGTAAAGCAACGAGAACCGTTTAAAACAGCCATTGTATTAAATGAACCAAAGGAAAACCAAGTGGACTGGACGCTTTCCCTTGCCTTGATTGATCGAACAAATCGTGAGCAAGTGATACCGGTTAAACAATTGTTAACAGGGGATCATCCTTGGCTGACAAATCCCATTCCTCAATTAAAGAAAGATTTATCGCACATACAAGATGATTTCCATTCGCTATCGGCTATTAGCTTATCGGCACCAACTGTTACGGTTACGAGCGAAGAGGCATTTGAGCTGTTTATGCAACATGATCGATTTGAGCAAATTGGTGTAACCTTAATCGTGCCTAACCAGTTAAAACAAACACCATCTATCAAAGTAAAATTAAAAGACATGCAGCAAGATCGTTATAGCGGTGTTGACCCTATTTTGAATTGGAACAGTCTGTCACAATTTGATTATTCGATTATGGTTGGGTCTCAAGAAATGTCGCAAGAAGAATTTCAAACGTACGTAAGTGAACAAAAATCACTTTTACATCTTAATAATCAATGGCTCGTGTGGGATCCAAACCTTGCAGAACGGCTTAAGAACTTTTTGGATCAAATTCAAGATCAGTATACGTATTTAGATGCATGGCGCCTAGATCAAGAAGAGGACGGTCTTGAAGAACTTGATGACATTGACCTTTCTATTGAGTGGTCGGAAAAAGTTCAAGAGAAGCTACCACAATTGTACCGACGCGAACCTGCTCTTGTACCTGTGCCTTCCACACTCCAAGGCAGCTTACGCATGTATCAACAACAAGGCTTTAGTTGGCTCGTTCACTTGCGCCAAATTGGGTTTGGAGGATGTTTAGCAGATGATATGGGCTTAGGAAAGTCTATTCAAACCATTGCTTACCTCCTTTATATACTTGAGCAACAACAGCAAAAAGCGGAGCCTTTTTTACTCATTTGTCCGACTTCCCTGCTCTATAATTGGGAAGCAGAATGTCAAAAATTCGCTCCTGAACTAAACGTATTTATTCACCATGGCAACGATCGAATTCTTGAAAAAGATAAACGACTGAGTGAATACGATTTAGTCATTACATCTTATACCCTTGCATTACGAGATGAACGTCTACTTCACGAGTACAATTGGAATGGCCTTATTCTAGATGAGGCCCAGCATATAAAAAATAAAGAAACCAAACAGCGTAAAGCCATTCGCAAGCTCCATGCGACACATCGAATTGCGTTAACTGGAACGCCGATTGAAAATCGATTAACGGAACTATGGTCATTAATGGATTTACTGAATCCGTCCTTACTTGGCAACTATAAGCAGTTTTATGCAACGTACATTAAACCAATCGAAAAAGACGGAGACAACGAGCGCCAGCAACAGCTACGAACAGTGATTCATCCGTTTCTTTTAAGACGTACAAAAGAAACAACGGACTCAGAATTAAATTTACCTGCAAAACATGAGGAGTTGAAGCACGTTCCATTAACGATTGAGCAAGTAGGCTTATACCAAGCAATTGTCAATGATATTGAAGACCAAATTCATTCGGTTTCAACAATGGAGCGGCGCGCACTTATCTTACGGACAATCACGCGTTTAAAACAAATTTGTAACCATCCAGCTCAATTTTTAAAAGCGCCTATTGAAGCGCATCGTTCCGGTAAGTGGGAAACGTTCCAAACATTGATTCATGAAATTTATGAGCGAAAAGAAAGTACACTCATTTTTACCCAGTATAAAGAAATGGGCAAACTCATACGTTCCTATCTAGAAGAAACGTATGGTGCAACCTCTTTTTTACATGGAGGATTAACAAAGAAACAACGACTAGAAGCGATTGAAACCTTTCAAGATCGTGAAGGCCCTTCCTTCTTTGTTTTATCACTAAAAGCAGGCGGCGTTGGCTTAAATTTAACAAAAGCGACGAACGTCATTCACTACGATCGATGGTGGAATCCAGCAGTTGAAAACCAAGCAACCGATCGCGCCTATCGAATTGGCCAAACAGACGAAGTTCATGTTTACAAGTTGCTAACAGAAGGGACAATTGAGGAAAAAATTGATCGAATGATTACAGGCAAGCAACATTTGGCCGACGGCATTTTAGCCTCTTCCTCACAAGTAACAGAACTAAGCGATGAAGAATTACTTTCTTTATTACGATTAAGTTAATAGGTTGGTGAAATCATGATGAAACAGCCATTTGAGTCTTTTTGGAAAACCACTGAGCGTGAAGAAGACACCAAGACCGTTACCATTCCGCAAACGGAAGCTGGAACGCCAGAGTGGAAAGCATTAAAAGAACGTATCCAGCAAAAAGCAAAAGAAAGAAGGTAGAGACGAGTCTCTACCTTCTTTCTTTTTATTACGATTCACTAATTTCTACTTCAACAGACCGTGTAAACGTATTTGGATCGCTTAGTGATTCAACAATACTTTCGTCAACTAAAAGCTCCACTGTCATCATATACGCTCCTGCTGGCATATTTTCTGTAGAAATCTCTTCTCGCACGTCTTCAATTTCGCCTGGCTCATACGTTCTTTCCGTTACGCTTTGAGCAAACATATGCTCATCCGAGTAACGAAATACTTCTTCTTCTTGTGCATTCACAAGTGTGATTTCATATAATTGTTGCGATGGAAAGGTTAACGTCTGTGCTTCATCTGTTCCGTTTTCAATGTACATGTCTACAAATAGCATATCATCTGAAAGTTGATGATCAACTGTAAATACCCACTCCTCAGACATAGTAGAATCTCCTCCAGCTGGAATATTCTGATCTTCTTCTTCCTCAGCCTGGCCACCACAAGCTGCTAATGTAAAAGCAAACGTCAGGCCCATTAGTACATTCAACGTTTTCAAAACAAATTCCTCCTATTAATCTTTCCGGAACAACCCGAAGATGTTCGCTGTCTCAACAATGTTCGTGAACGCAGCCGGATCGACTTCTTCAACAATATTTTTCAGCTCATACAGCTCGTACCTCGTAATAACAATCACTAACATTTCTTTTTCCTCAAACGTATACCCGCCTTTAGCTGGTATACGCGTAATCCCTCTTGTTAAACGTTGATGAATGGCTTTATTAAGTGTATCTGCATTTTTTGTTACAATCATTGCAGTCAGTTTTACATAGCGAGTGTGGATGGCATCGATAAAACGAGAGGTTACATAGATAGAAATTAACGTAAATAATGCTTTTTCAGGATCTAGCATAATTCCTGATGCCACAACAATGATTGAATTTAAAATAAAGAAAAAGCTGCCAACAGGCCGGTCGGACATTCGCGCTAACACGAGTACAATAATATCCAAACCACCTGAAGATGCGCCCCATTTAAGAAGCAATCCTGCGCCACCTGCAGCGATAACCCCACCGAAGACGGCATTTAACATAATGTCTTCAGAAAAGGCATAAACAGGCAACACTTCTAAAAAGATTGTTGTCAGCACAACACTTGCAAAGCTATAGATCGTGAAGCTTTTTCCAACTTTAAGCCAGCCAAGGATTGCGACTGGGATGTTTAATAGCAATAGTAGAATCCCTGTAGATAATGGCACAACATAGGATAAAAGCTGGGCGACACCCGTAAAGCCACTCGCAAATACATCAGCTGGTAGAAGGAAGAAATTTAGTGAACTTGCAAGTAAAAACGAACCAATAATAACAATGAAGATTTTTCCAAGTTTACGAATCATTTTACATCGTCACCCGGTTCTGGCTTTCCACTTGTTTTTCAAACCAATTCGCAGCATCGAGCATAGCACTTCGCGTTATTTTGTGATCCGCCCCTTTTTCAGGATAGAATGTCACTTGCTTGTCTTGAACGATAGAAGATGCTTTTAGTTGTGCAATAAAATCGTGAGCGAACTGATAAGGAACCGTCTGATCTTCCATACCGTGCCAGATGTATAGCTGACGATCTTCAAGTACCTGTACATCCCGCGATAAATCATACATACGTACCTGTTCTAAAGTGGCTTCTTTTTGTTCCTCTGTTATGTTCATACCACGTTTTGTAGCGATCTCAAACATTAATTTTGCAAATTCTTCGTATTGAGGTGCTCCCATAAACAAACATGCATGCTTGACCCAATCATATTGCTGTAAGATCCCATAGGAAGTAATTGCGCCCATCGAAGTACCACCAATGAAAAGCTGGTTCTCCTCGGTTTGAAATCGTTCATGAATCGCCTCTACAAGATGCGGAAACTCTTCAATTGACTGTTGGACAACCGTCCAAAAATGTAGGTACGGATCTTTTGAGCCCTCTCCTGGCTGTCGAACACCATGATAAAGCGCATCTGGCAACACCACTCGGAATCCTTTCTTTGCAATCGTATACGCAATATGTAAATTATGTTCTTTTGCGCTTGTGACGCCATGATAAAAAAACAACGTTGGTTTTTCACCACGTTCTTCTTCCTCGACAATCAGTAAAGGAATGTTATGTATCACATCTTCTTGAATTCGCATTTCTTTGATCCACTCCTACGTTCAAAAAAGCCGCCAAGAAGGCAGCTTTTACAAAATTATTGATACTTTTCGTTATAACGCTGGATACTGTATAAAGATCCTTCGTCAACCATTTTGCTGTCTTCCGTATAGGGTCTAGGGTTCCCCAATTGGAAAGATTTAATTTTTTCATCTTTTGATTTCCCTGTCACTTTGTTTAAAAAGTCTTGACTCTTTTCTTTTAAATCTGCTCGTTTATCACCATCTACTAAGTAAACCGTCAATGCTCCTGCTACGGCTGCCGATGCTACAGCAACAATTGTTTTCTTTGCATCCATTACAAAAAACCCCTCTCTAAACAAAATCAACGATTCTCCTTATAGTATGTTCCCTAAATGACACTTCATAAACCTAAAAGAATGATTCAATTTCATTATTCCTAAGCGTTACACAAAAGCGATCGTTTACCACAGGCACATTGGCGACATTTATTTTCACTGCGCGTTTATTTACGCTCATGGTGTCTTCTTTTCCTCGGACACGTTTTATCCATTTATGCGTAAAATTACGCTCCAACGTTTTCAAATACGCACTGTTTCCTTGGAGGTCGGCAAAACGTCATCGGATTACAACAAATGTCACGAATTTAAAAATAAAAATCTAAATAAAAACTGTTTCAACAAAAAAACAAGAAAAATCTTTATAAGTGCTCATAGCACACTCATAAAGATTCTTTTCATTCTAATTCCATTCAACAAACTAAAACTTATTTCTTTGTGTACAGTTCTTTCGGCTCTTTAACGATCCATTCTTGACCAAAAGAACGCTCGCCGTCCCAGTCTAACATCCCACCATCGTAATTACGGACATTGTTGAACCCCTGTTCCTTCATGTACATTGCTGTATTTTGACTTCTTCGTCCACTTCGGCAAACCAAAATATAGCTCTTGTCTTCATCCATTTCTTTAAGCATGGATGGCACTTCATTCATCGGAATAAGTGGAACCCCTGGGATATGTCCATCTTCATATTCAGTTACCTCGCGAACATCAATAACAATAGGCTCGTCTTGAGGTTTTTTGTTTTGTAACTCGTCTTTCAATTCATCTGTAGATATCTGTAAAATACCATCTTCACTTTTACTCATAGCAACCTCCAGTTTTTCGCTTATTCAATCGTTATGTCAATATGCGGCAACGACTCTCGAAGCTGCGTTAACGTCACTTCTTCAGCTTCCAATTGTTCAAAGACAGGTAAAACCACGTCATCAATGTAGCTTGCTACATCAATCGTACCATCAGACCGAATGAAATCATCATGTTCAGATACAACCTCATAAAGAGGCTGAAACGATTGAATCTGAAAGGCTACCGTTCTATCTTGAATATCT includes:
- a CDS encoding Cof-type HAD-IIB family hydrolase; the encoded protein is MKQRHLIALDLDGTLLPENQTISPRTKEALLKAKRAGHIVAIATGRPYRASKRYYEELNLTSPIINFNGASVHHPLDKQYPTTKETIDLKTSLHLISICKEVGIENMMVEMNDSFYMMKNEGFFANFLTDGIEPIASGSIESLLTEPPTAILVEPQVDRVQALRDTLDQTNTETTLQRWWKSHVSVLEIAPNHVTKATALHEVAKHYNINTEHIIAFGDEENDLEMIQFAGQGIAMGNAIPELKDIAHAVTDSNEEDGIAAYLEKALTL
- a CDS encoding GNAT family N-acetyltransferase; this encodes MVEIDELSADTTAETKRELTYLFEKQLHNIAGKKAMMQIEHLLNEALLPQSQTYFFIARYEGQAVAFAFFNTMTSFQKGGQYIWLNEIYVEEEYRNQGIAKKLLLRIIYWAETRNIKGIELETGLNNEATKSLYNSLGFYDVVSKRYSFRF
- a CDS encoding DEAD/DEAH box helicase — protein: MNQSSIWIHSGWVNQSFFVWAEAKGQTNQAKSGFIYPFLYSPFELKLRLFQNDPISFYGTFLTLSRSIIHVPLVQREFQSYVGSTIIYQSADSWKTHFFPIEGISFTLEEFVQFLPLFRTWKTDFQLADDFNIWLRFMDDVYTLIEEGYFEPNQSGKWVLKVKEQWYINWASSIPMSSFSIATSQENQSMEQEEEEHYAQRKSIMEALIDCTIRELLQEEEVTVLYDEWKQSVEEPLQPLLSTLKTRTPMTTKENWSPHAIQDRLGVKQREPFKTAIVLNEPKENQVDWTLSLALIDRTNREQVIPVKQLLTGDHPWLTNPIPQLKKDLSHIQDDFHSLSAISLSAPTVTVTSEEAFELFMQHDRFEQIGVTLIVPNQLKQTPSIKVKLKDMQQDRYSGVDPILNWNSLSQFDYSIMVGSQEMSQEEFQTYVSEQKSLLHLNNQWLVWDPNLAERLKNFLDQIQDQYTYLDAWRLDQEEDGLEELDDIDLSIEWSEKVQEKLPQLYRREPALVPVPSTLQGSLRMYQQQGFSWLVHLRQIGFGGCLADDMGLGKSIQTIAYLLYILEQQQQKAEPFLLICPTSLLYNWEAECQKFAPELNVFIHHGNDRILEKDKRLSEYDLVITSYTLALRDERLLHEYNWNGLILDEAQHIKNKETKQRKAIRKLHATHRIALTGTPIENRLTELWSLMDLLNPSLLGNYKQFYATYIKPIEKDGDNERQQQLRTVIHPFLLRRTKETTDSELNLPAKHEELKHVPLTIEQVGLYQAIVNDIEDQIHSVSTMERRALILRTITRLKQICNHPAQFLKAPIEAHRSGKWETFQTLIHEIYERKESTLIFTQYKEMGKLIRSYLEETYGATSFLHGGLTKKQRLEAIETFQDREGPSFFVLSLKAGGVGLNLTKATNVIHYDRWWNPAVENQATDRAYRIGQTDEVHVYKLLTEGTIEEKIDRMITGKQHLADGILASSSQVTELSDEELLSLLRLS
- a CDS encoding BsuPI-related putative proteinase inhibitor; amino-acid sequence: MKTLNVLMGLTFAFTLAACGGQAEEEEDQNIPAGGDSTMSEEWVFTVDHQLSDDMLFVDMYIENGTDEAQTLTFPSQQLYEITLVNAQEEEVFRYSDEHMFAQSVTERTYEPGEIEDVREEISTENMPAGAYMMTVELLVDESIVESLSDPNTFTRSVEVEISES
- a CDS encoding YitT family protein, coding for MIRKLGKIFIVIIGSFLLASSLNFFLLPADVFASGFTGVAQLLSYVVPLSTGILLLLLNIPVAILGWLKVGKSFTIYSFASVVLTTIFLEVLPVYAFSEDIMLNAVFGGVIAAGGAGLLLKWGASSGGLDIIVLVLARMSDRPVGSFFFILNSIIVVASGIMLDPEKALFTLISIYVTSRFIDAIHTRYVKLTAMIVTKNADTLNKAIHQRLTRGITRIPAKGGYTFEEKEMLVIVITRYELYELKNIVEEVDPAAFTNIVETANIFGLFRKD
- a CDS encoding prolyl oligopeptidase family serine peptidase, with amino-acid sequence MRIQEDVIHNIPLLIVEEEERGEKPTLFFYHGVTSAKEHNLHIAYTIAKKGFRVVLPDALYHGVRQPGEGSKDPYLHFWTVVQQSIEEFPHLVEAIHERFQTEENQLFIGGTSMGAITSYGILQQYDWVKHACLFMGAPQYEEFAKLMFEIATKRGMNITEEQKEATLEQVRMYDLSRDVQVLEDRQLYIWHGMEDQTVPYQFAHDFIAQLKASSIVQDKQVTFYPEKGADHKITRSAMLDAANWFEKQVESQNRVTM
- a CDS encoding rhodanese-like domain-containing protein, which gives rise to MSKSEDGILQISTDELKDELQNKKPQDEPIVIDVREVTEYEDGHIPGVPLIPMNEVPSMLKEMDEDKSYILVCRSGRRSQNTAMYMKEQGFNNVRNYDGGMLDWDGERSFGQEWIVKEPKELYTKK